The region CGGTGCAGGCCCGGAACGGCCGACTGACGACGACACGGCGGCCGGGAACGCAGGAGCAATGGGGGTGGCGTGACGGTGGCCGAATCGATCGACCTTGCCGCGGTGTGGCTGGCAACGACCGACGAGATGGCCGACGAGATCGTCTCGGCCCAGCAACGCGCCTACCTCCGACTGACCCGGCTACGGGCGATCGTCGAGGACACCGCGCTGCTCTCCGTACCGGACGCGTTCACCCGGGACGTGATCGAGTCCCGGCTCCGCCCGGCCATCACCGAGACCCTGTCCCGCCGGCTCGGTCGCCCCATCCAGGTGGCGGTCACGGTACGACCGCCGGAGGACGGCCAGGGACGCCCCACCGGCACCATCTACGGCACCAGCTCCGCCAGCGAGGTGGGTGGGTTCCCGCCACCCGACAACTACGGCGGTCCCGCCGACACCGGCCAGCACCCCGTTTCGGGGGCACCCGCCCCAGGAGGGTCACCGACCGGGTATTCCGGTGATCCTGGCGGCGGGCAGCAGTTCGGCCCCAGTGAGGGCGGACACCGCCCGGGTGGTGGTGGTCTCCGAGGAGGCCTGATCCCGACCAGTCGGGACGGTCAGGAGACCCTCTTTCCCGCGCCCTATCCGCCGCCACACCGGAGCCCCGCGCCGCACCAGGAGCGACGCGGGCTCGACGACCGGGCAGCCGAACCCGCCGGAGTGGGTCAGGCCGCGATCGACCACCGGCAACTCGATCGTCGGTTCCCGGACGACGATCCCCTGCTGCACGTCGACCCGGCACTACGGTTGCCCCGCCCCGGAGACACCGACAGCGGACCGGGGCGTAATGCGCCCGTCGACCGACCGGGCGGACGGGACGACCGCCGTGGCCTGCCCGGTACGGAGACCGGCGGCAACCGGCTCAACCCCAAGTACATGTTCGAGACGTTCGTCATCGGTTCCTCCAACCGGTTCGCCCACGCCGCGTCGGTGGCGGTGGCCGAGTCGCCGGCGAAGGCGTACAACCCGCTGTTCATCTACGGCAGCTCCGGGCTGGGCAAGACCCACCTGCTGCACGCGATCGGCCACTACGCCACGACGTTGGGCAACGCCCGCTCGGTGCGGTACGTCTCGACCGAGGAATTCACCAACGACTTCATCAACTCGCTCCGGGACGACAAGACCAGTGCGTTCCAACGGCGCTACCGCGATGTCGACATCCTCCTGATCGACGACATCCAGTTCCTGGAGACCCGTGAACGGACCCAGGAGGAGTTCTTCCACACCTTCAACACGTTGCACAACGCCAACAAGCAGATCGTGATCACCTCCGACCGGTCCCCGAAGCAGCTGGCGACCCTGGAGGATCGGCTGCGGACCCGGTTCGAGTGGGGCTTGCTAGCCGACATCCAGCCACCGGACCTGGAGACCCGGATCGCGATCCTGCAGAAGAAGGCCGCCCAGGAACGCCTGTTCGCCCCGCCGGACGTCCTTGAATTCATCGCGTCCCGGATCTCCGCCTCGATCCGAGAGTTGGAAGGTGCCCTGATCCGGGTCACCGCGTTCGCCTCGCTGACCCGTTCACCGGTCGAACTGTCGCTCGCCGAGGAGGTCCTCCGCGACTTCATTCCGGACGGTAGCGGGCCGGACATCACCGCCGACCAGATCATGGTCGCCACCGCCGACTACTTCGGGGTCAGCCTGGAGGACCTGCGTGGGCACTCCCGTTCTCGGGTGCTGGTCAACGCCCGCCAGGTCGCCATGTATCTGTGTCGAGAACTGACCGACCTGTCGTTGCCCCGGATCGGGCAGGCATTCGGGGGGCGGGACCACACCACGGTGATGCACGCCGACCGGAAGATCCGACAGCAGATGGCCGAACGCCGCTCGCTCTACAACCAGATCGCCGAGCTGACCAACCGGATCAAGCAGACCCCCTGACCCTGTCGTCCGCGCGGTAGTCGCCGCCACGCGCCCGTCCGCGCCCCGAGATGCCGGTGCTGTTCGTAATCGGCTGACGACACCTCGCGCACAGTCATGCCCCGCAACCGGCACTCGCCGCTGCCGTCGGGACCGCTGTCCCGACGTCCCCGAGCCCGCCCGATAAGTGAGGTTTCGCGCTTTCCGAAGCTGGGTAGCCAGATTTCGGCTTCCAACCAGGCCGCCGTTCTCCACCACCACCGGCCTGGTTGTCCACCGCCCCTGTGGATAACAGGGCGTCGCCCGCCATAGTTATCCACAGGTTGTGGACAGACCCTGGGGATAGCACTGTGGACAAACACGAAGGGTAGTCGAGTTATCCACAGCTCTCCATCGGCCTGTGCATAGCCTGTTGAAGGTTCTGGGGATAACGTCCTTCGTCTGCCCACTGGTCATCCACAGGTCTGGGGAGAAACTCGGTGGATAACCGGTGGAAAACCTGTGGATGACGGTGGATAACCTGAGGCCGACTCAGGGGCTGTGGACGAAGACCCCGGTTTATCCCCCGGTTATCCACCGACAACCCACCGGTGCATAACTTCCTGACCTGCGGAAACGTTGGATATCCACAGTTTGCACAGCACCGATGAAGACGATGAGTTATCTCTTCAAGAGAACAAAAACCAATCATCACCGTTGGGGATTCTGTGGATTGTTCGATCGGGCTTCCGCAGCGAAGCAGTCATCGACCGGAACACCCGGGGGCGGGCACGCAGACAAAAATGCGGCGGCCTAAGGTGCGAGGGAGAGCCGCACGGACGGCCGGGTCGGAAGACAGCCGCCGGCATGAGACAGTTGTCGCTGACGTCGACGCGGAGGCATGACATGAAGTTCCGAGTGGAGCGCGACGCGCTCGCCGACGCGGTGGCCTGGACAGCGAAGAGCCTGCCCAGCCGCCCTTCGGTGCCGGTGCTAGCCGGGGTGATGCTGCGAGTCGCCGACAGCAGCCTGCACGTCTCCGGGTTCGACTACGAAGTCTCCAGCCAGGTCACCGTCGAGGTGCAGGGTGACTCGGACGGCGCCGCCCTGGTCTCCGGTCGCCTCCTTGCCGAGATCACCAAGGCGTTGCCGGCAAAGCCGGTGGACATCGCCGCCGTCGGTGCCCACCTGGAGCTGGTCTGCGGTAGCGCCCGTTTCACGCTGCCGACGATGCCGGTCGAGGACTATCCGAGCCTGCCGGAGATGCCGGCCAGCGCCGGCACGATCGACGCTGCGGCGTTCGCGGCGGCGGTGTCACAGGTCGCCGTTGCCGCCGGCCGGGACGAGACCCTGCCGATGATGACCGGCGTACGTATCGAGCTGACCGGCACGACCCTGGCGATGCTCGCCACCGACCGCTATCGGCTGGCCATGCGCGAGATGCAGTGGAACCCGGACGACCCCGAGGTGAGCATCACCGCCCTCGTACCGGCCCGGACCCTGCACGACACCGCGAAGACGCTCGGCCCAATCGGTGGCAACGTGACGATGGCCTTGGCCCAGGGCTCCGCCGGGGAAGGCATGATCGGCTTTGCCGGCGGTACCCGCCGGACCACCAGTCGGCTGCTGGACGGCGCCAACTACCCGCCGGTTCGCTCGCTCTTCCCCGCCAGTCACAACGCCGAGGCCCGGGTTGCGGTCTCGGCGTTGGTCGAGGTCGTCAAGCGGGTCGCCCTGGTCGCCGAGCGGACCACTCCGGTGCTGCTGAGCTTCAGCGCCGACGGCCTGGTCGTCGAGGCGGGCGGCACGGAGGAGGCCCGAGCCAGCGAGGCGATGGACGCCACCTTCACCGGCGAGCCGCTGACCATCGGCTTCAACCCGCAGTACCTCATCGACGGCCTGCAGAACCTCGGCGCACCGACTGCGGTGTTCCGCTTCGTCGACGCGTTCAAGCCAGCGGTGCTCT is a window of Micromonospora polyrhachis DNA encoding:
- the dnaN gene encoding DNA polymerase III subunit beta — encoded protein: MKFRVERDALADAVAWTAKSLPSRPSVPVLAGVMLRVADSSLHVSGFDYEVSSQVTVEVQGDSDGAALVSGRLLAEITKALPAKPVDIAAVGAHLELVCGSARFTLPTMPVEDYPSLPEMPASAGTIDAAAFAAAVSQVAVAAGRDETLPMMTGVRIELTGTTLAMLATDRYRLAMREMQWNPDDPEVSITALVPARTLHDTAKTLGPIGGNVTMALAQGSAGEGMIGFAGGTRRTTSRLLDGANYPPVRSLFPASHNAEARVAVSALVEVVKRVALVAERTTPVLLSFSADGLVVEAGGTEEARASEAMDATFTGEPLTIGFNPQYLIDGLQNLGAPTAVFRFVDAFKPAVLSPSGEDGEIIPGYRYLIMPIRVTR
- the dnaA gene encoding chromosomal replication initiator protein DnaA — its product is MAESIDLAAVWLATTDEMADEIVSAQQRAYLRLTRLRAIVEDTALLSVPDAFTRDVIESRLRPAITETLSRRLGRPIQVAVTVRPPEDGQGRPTGTIYGTSSASEVGGFPPPDNYGGPADTGQHPVSGAPAPGGSPTGYSGDPGGGQQFGPSEGGHRPGGGGLRGGLIPTSRDGQETLFPAPYPPPHRSPAPHQERRGLDDRAAEPAGVGQAAIDHRQLDRRFPDDDPLLHVDPALRLPRPGDTDSGPGRNAPVDRPGGRDDRRGLPGTETGGNRLNPKYMFETFVIGSSNRFAHAASVAVAESPAKAYNPLFIYGSSGLGKTHLLHAIGHYATTLGNARSVRYVSTEEFTNDFINSLRDDKTSAFQRRYRDVDILLIDDIQFLETRERTQEEFFHTFNTLHNANKQIVITSDRSPKQLATLEDRLRTRFEWGLLADIQPPDLETRIAILQKKAAQERLFAPPDVLEFIASRISASIRELEGALIRVTAFASLTRSPVELSLAEEVLRDFIPDGSGPDITADQIMVATADYFGVSLEDLRGHSRSRVLVNARQVAMYLCRELTDLSLPRIGQAFGGRDHTTVMHADRKIRQQMAERRSLYNQIAELTNRIKQTP